One Rissa tridactyla isolate bRisTri1 chromosome 4, bRisTri1.patW.cur.20221130, whole genome shotgun sequence DNA window includes the following coding sequences:
- the STX3 gene encoding syntaxin-3 isoform X4, which produces MKDRLEQLKAKQDVDDDTEELEIAVDNTAFMDEFFAEIEETRQNIDKISENVEEAKKLYSIILSAPIPEQKTKDDLEQLTADIKKMANSVRNKLKSMERNIEQDEARSSADLRIRKSQHSVLSRKFVDVMTKYNEAQVDFRERSKGRIQRQLEITGKNTTDEELEEMLESGNPSIFTSGIMDSQISKQALSEIEGRHKDIVRLESSIKELHDMFVDIAMLVENQGAMIDRIENNMDQSVGFVERAVADTKKAVKYQSEARRKKIMIMLCCIILAIILAASIGSIFA; this is translated from the exons ATGAAGGACCGGCTGGAGCAGCTCAAGGCG AAGCAGGACGTGGACGATGACACCGAGGAACTGGAGATCGCCGTGGACAACACGGCGTTCATGGATGAGTTCTTCGCggag ATCGAGGAGACCCGGCAAAACATCGACAAGATCTCGGAGAACGTGGAGGAGGCCAAGAAGCTCTACAGCATCATCCTCTCGGCCCCCATCCCTGAGCAGA AGACCAAAGACGACCTGGAGCAGCTGACGGCGGACATCAAGAAAATGGCCAACAGCGTCCGCAACAAGCTGAAGA GCATGGAGAGGAACATCGAGCAGGACGAGGCACGGTCCTCCGCCGACCTCCGGATACGCAAGTCCCAG cactCGGTCCTGTCCCGCAAGTTCGTTGACGTCATGACCAAGTACAACGAGGCCCAGGTGGACTTTCGGGAGCGCAGCAAGGGCCGGATCCAGCGCCAGCTCGAGATCA CCGGCAAGAACACGACAGacgaggagctggaggagatgctggagAGCGGGAACCCCTCCATCTTCACCTCGGGG ATCATGGACTCGCAGATCTCGAAGCAGGCGCTGAGCGAGATCGAGGGGCGGCACAAGGACATCGTGCGGCTGGAGAGCAGCATCAAGGAGCTGCACGACATGTTCGTCGACATCGCCATGCTGGTGGAGAACCAG GGAGCCATGATCGACCGCATCGAGAACAACATGGACCAGTCCGTCGGCTTCGTGGAACGGGCCGTGGCCGACACCAAAAAGGCCGTGAAGTACCAAAGTGAGGCCAGGAGG AAGAAGATCATGATCATGCTATGCTGCATCATCCTCGCCATCATCTTGGCTGCCAGCATTGGGAGCATCTTCGCCTGA
- the STX3 gene encoding syntaxin-3 isoform X3: MKDRLEQLKAKQDVDDDTEELEIAVDNTAFMDEFFAEIEETRQNIDKISENVEEAKKLYSIILSAPIPEQKTKDDLEQLTADIKKMANSVRNKLKSMERNIEQDEARSSADLRIRKSQHSVLSRKFVDVMTKYNEAQVDFRERSKGRIQRQLEITGKNTTDEELEEMLESGNPSIFTSGIMDSQISKQALSEIEGRHKDIVRLESSIKELHDMFVDIAMLVENQGGLLDNVEQYVMHTSEHVEQANQQTKKALQYRGQARKKKIMIMLCCIILAIILAASIGSIFA, translated from the exons ATGAAGGACCGGCTGGAGCAGCTCAAGGCG AAGCAGGACGTGGACGATGACACCGAGGAACTGGAGATCGCCGTGGACAACACGGCGTTCATGGATGAGTTCTTCGCggag ATCGAGGAGACCCGGCAAAACATCGACAAGATCTCGGAGAACGTGGAGGAGGCCAAGAAGCTCTACAGCATCATCCTCTCGGCCCCCATCCCTGAGCAGA AGACCAAAGACGACCTGGAGCAGCTGACGGCGGACATCAAGAAAATGGCCAACAGCGTCCGCAACAAGCTGAAGA GCATGGAGAGGAACATCGAGCAGGACGAGGCACGGTCCTCCGCCGACCTCCGGATACGCAAGTCCCAG cactCGGTCCTGTCCCGCAAGTTCGTTGACGTCATGACCAAGTACAACGAGGCCCAGGTGGACTTTCGGGAGCGCAGCAAGGGCCGGATCCAGCGCCAGCTCGAGATCA CCGGCAAGAACACGACAGacgaggagctggaggagatgctggagAGCGGGAACCCCTCCATCTTCACCTCGGGG ATCATGGACTCGCAGATCTCGAAGCAGGCGCTGAGCGAGATCGAGGGGCGGCACAAGGACATCGTGCGGCTGGAGAGCAGCATCAAGGAGCTGCACGACATGTTCGTCGACATCGCCATGCTGGTGGAGAACCAG GGTGGGCTGCTGGATAACGTGGAGCAATACGTCATGCACACCAGCGAGCACGTGGAGCAGGCGAACCAGCAGACCAAGAAGGCGCTGCAGTACCGGGGCCAGGCGCGCAAG AAGAAGATCATGATCATGCTATGCTGCATCATCCTCGCCATCATCTTGGCTGCCAGCATTGGGAGCATCTTCGCCTGA
- the MRPL16 gene encoding 39S ribosomal protein L16, mitochondrial has protein sequence MWRWRFPRSLPPGGGAGGVTVPRAGLKKFVLPPDYSGITFPERTKLKFMEKVPAVPKVKREPRQLRDIRGPSHEATEFTQGQYGILAMGGGYLHWGHFEMIRLTIGRSMDPKTMFAIWRVPAPYKPVTRKSLGHRMGGGKGPIDHYVTAVKSGRLVVEVGGRCEFGEVKPFLTQVARKLPFPAIPISRDGLQQMRQEEEEKKLNNQNPWTFERVVTANMLGMRKYLSPYDLRLKGRYWGKFYLKHRV, from the exons ATGTGGCGATGGCGGTTCCCGCGGTCGCTGCCGCCTGGAGGAG GTGCAGGTGGCGTCACCGTCCCCCGGGCGGGTCTCAAGAAGTTTGTGCTGCCCCCGGACTACAGTG GTATCACCTTTCCGGAGAGGACGAAGCTGAAGTTCATGGAGAAGGTGCCGGCGGTGCCCAAGGTCAAACGGGAGCCCCGGCAGCTGCGTGACATCCGCGGCCCGTCCCACGAGGCCACCGAATTCACCCAGGGACAGTACGGGATCCTG GCTATGGGGGGCGGGTACCTCCACTGGGGCCACTTCGAGATGATCCGCCTGACCATCGGCCGCAGCATGGACCCCAAAACCATGTTCGCCATCTGGCGCGTGCCGGCCCCCTACAAACCGGTGACGCGGAAGAGCCTGGGCCACCGCATGGGGGGCGGCAAGGGCCCCATCGACCACTACGTGACGGCGGTGAAGAGCGGGCGCCTGGTGGTGGAGGTGGGCGGGCGCTGCGAGTTTGGGGAGGTGAAACCCTTCCTCACCCAGGTGGCCAGGAAACTGCCCTTCCCCGCCATCCCCATCAGCCGCGACGGCCTCCAGCAGatgcggcaggaggaggaggagaagaagctCAACAACCAAAACCCCTGGACCTTCGAGCGCGTCGTCACCGCCAACATGCTGGGGATGCGCAAGTACCTCAGCCCCTACGACCTGCGGCTGAAGGGACGTTACTGGGGCAAATTCTACCTGAAACACAGGGTGTAA
- the STX3 gene encoding syntaxin-3 isoform X1, producing the protein MKDRLEQLKAKQDVDDDTEELEIAVDNTAFMDEFFAEIEETRQNIDKISENVEEAKKLYSIILSAPIPEQKTKDDLEQLTADIKKMANSVRNKLKSMERNIEQDEARSSADLRIRKSQHSVLSRKFVDVMTKYNEAQVDFRERSKGRIQRQLEITGKNTTDEELEEMLESGNPSIFTSGIMDSQISKQALSEIEGRHKDIVRLESSIKELHDMFVDIAMLVENQGGLLDNVEQYVMHTSEHVEQANQQTKKALQYRGQARKKMLILAAVVALLLGIVALIIGLSVGLDKK; encoded by the exons ATGAAGGACCGGCTGGAGCAGCTCAAGGCG AAGCAGGACGTGGACGATGACACCGAGGAACTGGAGATCGCCGTGGACAACACGGCGTTCATGGATGAGTTCTTCGCggag ATCGAGGAGACCCGGCAAAACATCGACAAGATCTCGGAGAACGTGGAGGAGGCCAAGAAGCTCTACAGCATCATCCTCTCGGCCCCCATCCCTGAGCAGA AGACCAAAGACGACCTGGAGCAGCTGACGGCGGACATCAAGAAAATGGCCAACAGCGTCCGCAACAAGCTGAAGA GCATGGAGAGGAACATCGAGCAGGACGAGGCACGGTCCTCCGCCGACCTCCGGATACGCAAGTCCCAG cactCGGTCCTGTCCCGCAAGTTCGTTGACGTCATGACCAAGTACAACGAGGCCCAGGTGGACTTTCGGGAGCGCAGCAAGGGCCGGATCCAGCGCCAGCTCGAGATCA CCGGCAAGAACACGACAGacgaggagctggaggagatgctggagAGCGGGAACCCCTCCATCTTCACCTCGGGG ATCATGGACTCGCAGATCTCGAAGCAGGCGCTGAGCGAGATCGAGGGGCGGCACAAGGACATCGTGCGGCTGGAGAGCAGCATCAAGGAGCTGCACGACATGTTCGTCGACATCGCCATGCTGGTGGAGAACCAG GGTGGGCTGCTGGATAACGTGGAGCAATACGTCATGCACACCAGCGAGCACGTGGAGCAGGCGAACCAGCAGACCAAGAAGGCGCTGCAGTACCGGGGCCAGGCGCGCAAG AAGATGCTCATTTTGGCGGCGGTAGTGGCCCTCTTGCTGGGGATAGTTGCCCTCATCATCGGACTTTCTGTGGGGCTAGACAAGAAGTAG
- the STX3 gene encoding syntaxin-3 isoform X2, whose translation MKDRLEQLKAKQDVDDDTEELEIAVDNTAFMDEFFAEIEETRQNIDKISENVEEAKKLYSIILSAPIPEQKTKDDLEQLTADIKKMANSVRNKLKSMERNIEQDEARSSADLRIRKSQHSVLSRKFVDVMTKYNEAQVDFRERSKGRIQRQLEITGKNTTDEELEEMLESGNPSIFTSGIMDSQISKQALSEIEGRHKDIVRLESSIKELHDMFVDIAMLVENQGGLLDNVEQYVMHTSEHVEQANQQTKKALQYRGQARKMLILAAVVALLLGIVALIIGLSVGLDKK comes from the exons ATGAAGGACCGGCTGGAGCAGCTCAAGGCG AAGCAGGACGTGGACGATGACACCGAGGAACTGGAGATCGCCGTGGACAACACGGCGTTCATGGATGAGTTCTTCGCggag ATCGAGGAGACCCGGCAAAACATCGACAAGATCTCGGAGAACGTGGAGGAGGCCAAGAAGCTCTACAGCATCATCCTCTCGGCCCCCATCCCTGAGCAGA AGACCAAAGACGACCTGGAGCAGCTGACGGCGGACATCAAGAAAATGGCCAACAGCGTCCGCAACAAGCTGAAGA GCATGGAGAGGAACATCGAGCAGGACGAGGCACGGTCCTCCGCCGACCTCCGGATACGCAAGTCCCAG cactCGGTCCTGTCCCGCAAGTTCGTTGACGTCATGACCAAGTACAACGAGGCCCAGGTGGACTTTCGGGAGCGCAGCAAGGGCCGGATCCAGCGCCAGCTCGAGATCA CCGGCAAGAACACGACAGacgaggagctggaggagatgctggagAGCGGGAACCCCTCCATCTTCACCTCGGGG ATCATGGACTCGCAGATCTCGAAGCAGGCGCTGAGCGAGATCGAGGGGCGGCACAAGGACATCGTGCGGCTGGAGAGCAGCATCAAGGAGCTGCACGACATGTTCGTCGACATCGCCATGCTGGTGGAGAACCAG GGTGGGCTGCTGGATAACGTGGAGCAATACGTCATGCACACCAGCGAGCACGTGGAGCAGGCGAACCAGCAGACCAAGAAGGCGCTGCAGTACCGGGGCCAGGCGCGCAAG ATGCTCATTTTGGCGGCGGTAGTGGCCCTCTTGCTGGGGATAGTTGCCCTCATCATCGGACTTTCTGTGGGGCTAGACAAGAAGTAG
- the LOC128908144 gene encoding zona pellucida sperm-binding protein 3-like, whose amino-acid sequence MKALRRRWFVLFFLAATAWARDALVSVTCGHAWLAVAVPAGLLGSRVAAGELTLGSGCGVTVADGDGYRLEHPLGGCGTTLELLRDSIRYSNVLHYRPSAGGPVARARPFSLPVDCYYPRTGSVSSMAIQPTWVPFSFTVAHRRRLRFALDAYDSSWSSRLLQPSYSLGELINIQASVSADPPLPLRLFVDRCVATPSTAAAAGLRHEVIADNGCLLDGQLGRSRFLPRRGDGFLRFQLDTFLFPNASGSQIDLRCHLKAVAEGAASTAGKACSYDRLAAAWWSPNGDDCSCCGSPAGCGGRRRRRLAGGEGLLGEASVRLGPLGLLSALPTSSPVPTALPTSSPVPTAPKPSTAPSRRPSVPVVRGEKRDSGPALPVPAAMLAMVAMCSVLAAVAMAGCYCSLRRHRRRGGGDRGSPRGALRCGHGPHRPWPGRPQEPPCSRGPCRVREGGLRPQ is encoded by the exons ATGAAGGCTCTCAGGAGAAGGTGGTTTGTGCTCTTCTTCCTCGCAGCCACAGCCTGGGCACGGGACGCCCTGG TCTCGGTGACATGTGGCCACGCGTGGCTTGCGGTGGCGGTGCCGGCTGGCCTCCTGGGGAGCCGCGTGGCTGCCGGGGAGCTGACGCTGGGGTCCGGCTGCGGGGTGACCGTCGCCGACGGGGACGGGTACCGGCTGGAACACCCCCTCGGGGGCTGCGGGACCACCCTGGAG CTCCTCCGGGACAGCATCCGCTACAGCAACGTCCTCCATTATCGCCCCTCGGCCGGGGGCCCCGTGGCTCGCGCCagacccttctccctccccgtgGACTGTTACTACCCCAG GACGGGCAGCGTTTCCTCCATGGCCATCCAGCCCACCTGGGTCCCCTTTAGCTTCACCGTCGCCCACCGGAGACGCTTGCGCTTCGCCCTGGATGCGTACGACA GTTCCTGGTCCTCccgcctgctccagcccagctaTTCCCTGGGGGAGCTGATCAACATCCAGGCGTCGGTGAGCGCggacccccccctgcccctcagGCTCTTCGTGGACCGGTGCGTGGCCACCCCCAGCACAGCGGCGGCCGCCGGGCTGAGACACGAGGTCATCGCTGACAACGG GTGCCTCCTGGATGGGCAACTGGGTCGTTCCCGCTTCCTCCCCCGGCGCGGAGACGGTTTCCTCCGCTTCCAGCTGGACACCTTCCTCTTCCCCAACGCCTCCGGCAGCCAG ATCGACCTCCGCTGTCACCTCAAGGCTGTGGCAGAGGGGGCTGCCAGCACCGCCGGCAAAGCCTGTTCCTACGACCGCCTGGCGGCCGCCTGGTGGTCCCCAAATGGGGACGACTGCTCGTGCTGTGGCTCTCCGGCCGGCTgtgggggccggcggcggcgccggctggCCGGCGGCGAAG GGCTCCTGGGGGAAGCCAGCGTCCGTCTGGGTCCCCTGGGGCTGCTCTCGGCGCTCCCCACATCGTCCCCGGTCCCCACGGCGCTCCCCACATCGTCCCCGGTCCCCACGGCGCCgaagcccagcacagccccgtcTCGCCGCCCCTCCGTCCCCGTGGTGCGGGGGGAGAAGAGGGACTCGG ggcCGGCTCTCCCCGTCCCAGCCGCCATGCTGGCCATGGTGGCCATGTGTTCCGTCCTCGCCGCCGTGGCCATGGCCGGCTGCTACTGCTCGCTGCGGCGTCaccggcggcggggtgggggggaccgaGGTAGCCCCAGGGGAGCCCTGCGCTGTGGCCATGGCCCCCACCGGCCGTGGCCGGGCCGCCCCCAGGAGCCCCCCTGCTCCCGAGGACCTTGCCGTG TGCGGGAGGGAGGGCTGCGTCCCCAGTGA
- the CBLIF gene encoding cobalamin binding intrinsic factor has product MLGAALGIGVLLALVGGAATHSCVGPDKLVSELLERLEDSVDRDEPPNPSVLLAMNLAGATGDGTRKWLLQEIKEEAVKRAQKDMTSGQVALYVLALLSSCQDPHHTRALGQTVDLFHVLQKKTKEEMDRLEATGVPKTTLYSVSLDTLGLCLGGVSGYEDAATALAKEALSPASHLSVDTRAVAALALACTYHRTERQDLQHLLWEAVSVVTNGFLDEQEKRDGMMGNIYSMGLALQALGSTAMFYAPREWDCAQAFSVVYGHDYRQPMAIAQVLPALVGKSYLEAASLECTASSGMSPSLQSLKLVPIGVQKAHIQVHYSIINTLQGKHFHKSISVRVPAGSTLLQVLQAAEKKEPDVFSFQTEQTSWGPMVVSIHGLAANPEDRTYWQFLSGEDALQEGVGTYVPVDGEHIQAVFSTY; this is encoded by the exons ATGCTCGGCGCGGCTTTGGGCATCGGGGTCCTGCTGGCCCTGGTGGGCGGCGCGGCCACCCACAGCTGTG TTGGCCCCGACAAACTGGTCTCCGAGCTGCTCGAGCGCCTGGAGGACTCCGTCGACAGGGACGAGCCGCCGAACCCCAGCGTCCTGCTGGCCATGAACCTGGCGGGGGCCACCGGCGATGGCACCCGCAAGTGGCTGCTCCAGGAGATAAAGGAGGAGGCCGTGAAGAGAGCCCAGAAGG ACATGACGTCGGGCCAGGTGGCTCTGTACGTGCtcgccctcctctcctcctgccaggaCCCCCATCACACCCGCGCCCTGGGGCAGACCGTCGACCTGTTCCACGTCCTGCAGAAgaaaaccaaggaggagatggaCCGCCTGG AGGCGACCGGCGTCCCCAAGACCACCCTGTACAGCGTGAGCCTGGACACCCTGGGCTTGTGCCTGGGAGGGGTGAGCGGCTACGAAGACGCGGCCACGGCCTTGGCCAAGGAAGCGCTGAGCCCCGCCAGCCACCTCTCCGTGG ACACCCGTGCCGTGGCGGCGCTGGCGCTGGCGTGCACCTACCACCGGACGGAGCGGCAAGATTTACAGCACCTGCTCTGGGAAGCGGTGTCGGTGGTGACCAACGGCTTCCTGGACgagcaggagaagagggatggCATGATGGGGAACATCTACAGCATGGGGCTGGCCCTGCAG GCGCTGGGCTCCACGGCAATGTTTTACGCCCCGCGGGAGTGGGATTGCGCCCAAGCTTTCTCCGTGGTGTACGGCCACGACTACCGCCAGCCCATGGCCATCGCTCAGGTCCTGCCGGCCCTCGTGGGCAAATCCTACCTGGAGGCGGCTAGCCTGGAATGCACGGCCAGCAGCGGGATGTCCCCAAGCCTACAGTCCCTAAAGCTGGTTCCAATCGGGGTTCAGAAAG CCCACATCCAGGTGCACTACTCCATCATCAACACGCTGCAGGGCAAGCACTTCCACAAATCCATCTCCGTGCGGGTGCCGGCCGGCTCCACGCTGCTCcaggtgctgcaggcagctgagaAGAAGGAACCCGACGTCTTTAG CTTCCAGACGGAGCAGACGTCCTGGGGTCCCATGGTGGTCTCCATCCACGGGCTGGCCGCCAACCCGGAGGACAGGACCTACTGGCAGTTCCTCAGCGGGGAGGACGCCCTGCAGGAAG GGGTCGGCACTTACGTACCGGTGGACGGGGAGCACATCCAGGCCGTCTTCAGCACCTACTGA